The Rathayibacter caricis DSM 15933 genomic sequence CGTAGTGGTACGCGAGCCTCTCGACGAAGACCGGACGGCTCAGTCCTACGAGGAGGCCGTCGTCGACCAGCTCGGCGAACGAGGTCCGCGCGGCCCGTTCGATGAGGCCCCAGGGCAGGAAGTACCCGGCCCCGGGCACGTTCTTCCTGACATCCACGATGCGGAGCTGTCCAGCCCAGTCGTACACATCCTGGAAGAGGTGGCGGTGGATAGCGCGCAGCTCGGCCAGATCGTTCGTCGGAGGAACCGGGGCGTCGATGAGTTGCAGGGCCCGCGCGAAGGAGAGATCCGCTTCAGCGCGAGCGAGGATGGCGTCGCTGCCCGCGCCGATGAAATTCCGGAGAACCGACGTGCCCGGTATCAGGTACGGGTCGACGAAGTCGGGAGAGGCCATAGCGGGCTCGGACCCGATCGACCAGCTCGGTCGAATCGATCTGCCCTGCGACGTAGCGATCGGCATCCGCGAGAGTCTCGTCGGAAACGGTCAGCCCCTCGATCTCGGCGCTGTGAACGGCTGCTTCGACGTGCGACGCACGCGTCTCGGTGATCGTCATCGTGCCTCCTCTCGCCCTCCGGCCATGCTATCCAGTGCCTCCGACGCAGAGGGGCTGATCTCGGGTGGACCGGTGCGCGGCCTGCCTGATCAGCAGGGGGCAGGCACGGCACGGGGACGTCTCGTGGTCAGTGGGTTCGATGGGGCAGAGGAGATCAGGCGTCGGTGCCGCGTCCTGACGTCCCGCGACGGGATCGTGCCGGGGAGGAGACTCCCGTGCGGACGCGGTGCCCGGTCGCCGTCGACTCGACCGTGAACTGCCCTGTCGCGCGGACGAGCTCCGACAGCTTCGCGTAGCCCCAGTTGCGGGAGTCGAAGTCCGATCGCCATTTGCGCAGGAGCTGCCCCACGGCCGCGAGGCTCGCCCAACCGTCTTCGGACGATGCGGTGCTGACGCTGTTCCGAAGCCCCTCGATGAGACGCGGATCGTCCTGGGGCGAGGACGGCGCCGGTCGTTCCGGCGCCGGAGCGGTGGGTGCGGACTCGCCGACCATGACCTCGAGGACGTCGAGGTAGGTGAACTGGTCGCACGCGTTGCGGAAGGACGTCGGCGTCTTGCGCTCGCCGAATCCGTAGACGGTGATGCCCTGCTCTCGGATCCGGGACGCGAGCCGGGTGAAGTCGCTGTCCGAGGAGACGATGCAGAAGCCCTGGAACCTCCCCGTGTAGAGCAGGTCCATCGCGTCGATGATGAGCGCGCTGTCCGTCGAGTTCTTGCCCTTGGTGTGCGCGAACTGCTGCATGGGCTGGATGACGTGCTCGCTCGCCGCGGTCTTCCAGCTGGTGAGCTGCGTGCTCGTCCAGTCGCCGTAGACCCTCTTCACCGAGGCCGTGCCGAAGCGGGCGACCTCCGCGAGGACGGCCCCGATGCGGGACGGAGGGACGTTGTCGGCGTCGACGAGGACGGCGAGCAGATCGCTGGGGGTGCTCATGCCCCGAGCCTGGCAGTTCGTCTGCCGGCGATCCGCCCCCCCCTCCGGCGCTGGCGGGGATCGGTGGGGGGATCTCGATACGGCCGCTGCGCGGCCTACTCGATCAGCAGGGGCGGGGGGCCGCCGCCTCCTCACGGGCTCGGGTGCGAATACCTGCTGGTCGAGCAGCCGCGCGTCCGCCGCGTCGCTGGTGAGTGGCCGCGCAGCGGCACCCCTTGCTGTCGAGGAGCGCCGCAGGCGCGTATCGAGATCCACGTCCCCGGACGTCGGGCCGTCGGCGTCAGCCCTCGACGGGCTCCCACCCGTTCTCGCGGCAGGCGTCCGCGAAGGCGGCCGACGCGGCGGTGAAGCCGGCCTCGTCACCGGATCCGAGCGCCGCCGTCATCGCGGCCGACGCGCTCCGGAGCTCGGCCGGATCCTCGCCCGTCAGCAGCTCGGCGACGGTCTCGACGATGCGCTCGCGCCGTTCCTCGAGCGCCCCTCCGCTCACCCAGCCCGCATGAGCGTTGCACGCCTCGGTCGAGGACGCCGAGAGGCCGGGCGCACAGCCTGCCAGCGCGAGCACCAGCGCGGTCGCCACTCCGGCCTGCGCGCCGAGTCGCCCGGGAAGGCGCGCTCTCGCGGCGTGTCGGCAGCCGTTCCGGGCAGCTGAGCGCAGGCCGGTCATGCCGGCAGCAAGCCGATGATCACCGACATCACCAGGATCGTCACGAGCTCGTGGGTGACGTTGAGGATCGTGAGCTTCGCGGGGCGGCCCTCGAAGGCGTCGTGGGTGATCATCCGGGCCGCGGTGAAGCCGACGAAGAGGAACAGGCCGGTGACCAGGGAGTTCGCGAACCAGCTTCCGCCGTAGAAGGCGTGCGCGATGTCGACGCAGCCGGCCAGCACCAGCGCGGTGACGAGGCTGACGACCAGGGTCACCAGGATCGGCACGACCGCACTGCGCGAGCGCATGCTCTCGTCGGTGATGCCGGTGAGGCGCATCCAGAGCGTGCCGAAGACCTTCGGGGTGTACCAGACCGAGCCGACGATCATCGTCGAGAGGGTGGCGAGGGCGACGGCCCAGGGATTGATGTCGGGGACCACGGCGGGGCCTTCCTCGAGGGGCGCCGCGGGTTCGGCGTGCCGCTCACCCTAGGGCCGGGGCGCCCGCTCCGGGCGGCGCCTCAGCGAGCGGGCGGCGCCTCGATCGCGTGCGCGCTCCCGCTCATCGTGATCCCTCCCGAGGCGGGGACGTCGACGAGCAGCACGCTCGGCCGACCGACGTGGCGGCCCTGGTGCACGACGACGCGGGTGGGAGGCGCGACCGCGCCGATCGCGCGCAGCCAGCCGCCGAGCGCGGCGGCCGCGGAGCCGGTGGCGGGGTCCTCAGAGAGGGTGCCGACGGGGAACAGGTTGCGCGTCTCGAACCCTCCGTCGGGCAGGGCCCGCGCGATCGTGACCGTCCCGCTCCAGCCGCGTGCGTCCATCAGCCCGCGCATCGCCGCCGGCTCGAACGAGAACCCGTCGAAGACCGCGGCGTCCTCGAGCACCAGGATCGGATGCCGGTTGCCGGCGAACGCCTCCGCCGGCGCGAACCGCGCATCCAGCGCCGCCCGATCCAGGCCCAGGAGCCTCAGGATCGCGTCGATGTCGGCGTCCGGCAGCGGGACGACGCGCGGCTCGACGCTCGTGAACGAGGCGAGCACGGCGCCGCCCTCGACGCGCGTCCCGATCGCGACCTCGCCGACGGGGGTGTCGAAGACGAACGCCCCGGCTCCGTCGCGCTCGGCCAGGGCGACCGCCGTGGCGATGGTGGCGTGGCCGCAGAACGGCACCTCGGCGACCGGAGAGAAGTAGCGCATCCGGAACCGCCGCAGCCCGGTGCGCTCGATCGCGAAGGCGGTCTCGGCGTAGCCGACGTCGGCGGCGATGCCCTGCATCGCGGCGTCGTCGAGGGCGGTCGCGTCGAGCACGACGCCGGCGGGGTTGCCGCCGTCGGGGGTCGCGGGGAAGGCGGCGAGGCGGAGGATCTCGGTCACGCGGTCCACCGTGCCCGACCCGGGCGGGGTGCGGTAGGGCCGATGCGCGGTGCGCGGCCCTCCCCGGGCGCCGATCCGTCGAGAACGGCCGGCTCGCGCGCTCTCCGCCGGCCGTTCGTGACCGATCAGCGGAGGCACGCCGCGGGACGGAAGGGTCCAGGACGAGCAGCGACCGACCGGGCGACGGTCGCACTCACGCGGACGGCTGGAGGAGGAGAGCCGCAGCAGCCACGAGCAGGGGCGAGAACACGAGCGCGACAGTGGGGAGGAGCGCGACGATTCCCCGCTTCACGCCTACCCAGGCTCGGCCAGAGCTCACCCCGATCACCAGGAGGCCGAAGACGAGCGCGAGCAGATCGACGAACCAGGCCAGGAGGAGGAGCGCCCCGTTGACGCGGTCGCCGATCAGGTAGACCGCAGCGCACCACAGCGCGGTCACGAGGAGACCGGCGACACCCAGACCCGCCGCCAGAGTCGCCATGGTGAAGGGATCGCCGCGCGAGTCCGATCGTTCCGTCATGCGACGGATTCTCGCAGGGACGCGGGGTCGCGACCGTCACGAGGGAGCTCCTGCCACACCTCCCGACGTCGCCACTGACCGCCGATGCCGCGCCGACCGGACGGCGCTCAGAGCGACGCGAGGTACGAGCGCCACCCGCCGAAGCGGGTGATGTCCTCGGCGCCCTCGACCGCGATCGGCTCGACCAGGAACCCGCTCACGAGCGTCCCGTCGGCCAGCGTCACCTTCCCGATCGCCATCGGCTGCGGCAGCGCGGCGACGAACGAGCCGAACGCTGCGTCGTCCAGCCGCCACACCTCCACCTCGAGGGCCGAGCCGTCGGCGACCCGCACCACTCCGGGCTTCGGCGGTGTCGTCGCGAGGGCGACCAGCCGGTAGTCGGCGCTCGTCGTGGTCGTCGAGACGAGCTCGGCGCCCCGATCGGTGAGCTGCGCGTTCAGCGGCTGCCCGCCGAGGTGGGCGCCGGCGACGGCGAGGAGGACGGTCATGAGCGGTTCCAGACGAGGTCGGCGAGTCGGTGGTCGGAGAAGGCGGGGCCGATGAGCTGGACGCCGAACGGGAGCCCGTCGACGACGCCGGCGGGGTAGGCCACGGCCGCCAGATCGAGCAGGTTGGCGAAGTTCGTGAAGCGGCCGAGGCGCGAGTTGACGCCGATCGGATCTGCGGCCACGGCTGCGAGCGTCGGATGCTCGACCGTCGTCGGCAGCAGCAGGGCGTCGATCCGCTCGAAGACCTCGTCCGAGACGACGCGGGCCCGGTCCAGGCGCTCCTGGTCCTGGAAGAGCTTCCACGCCGGCAGCTCTCGCGCCGCGCCGATGATGCGGCCCACGGTCGGGTCGACCTCGTCGGGGTGCGCGTCGACGAAGGCGCCGACGGCGGCGTAGCGCTCGGCGACGAACGCGCCGTCGTAGAGCATCCGAGCGGTCTCGAGGAACACCTCGATGTCCAGGGGGACCACCTCGGCCCCCGTCGCGACCCAGCGCGCGACCTCCGCGTCGAAGGCCTCGGCCCAGCCGGGGGCCAGTTCGCCGACCTGCCCCGGCAGCGGCACGCCGATCCGCGGGGTCCCGGCGACCGGAGCCGTGGATCCGGAGCGGCTGAGCGGGTCGCGCGCGTCCGGCCCCGCCATCACGTCGAGTGCCCGCCGTGCGACGGCGGGGTCGGCCGCCATCACCGTCACGACGTCCAGGCTCCGGCAGGCCGGCACGACACCCGCCGTGCTCACCCAGCCCTTCGTCGGCTTCAGCCCCACGAGCCCGTGGAACGCGGCGGGCACGCGTCCGGAGCCCGCGGTGTCGGTTCCGAGCGCGAAGTCGGCCGCACCCAGCGCGACCGCGACGGAGGAGCCCGAGGACGAGCCTCCGGAGATGCGCGTCTCGTCGACCGCGTGCCGCACCGCCCCGTAGGGGGAGCGGCTGCCGACGAGCCCGGTCGCGAACTGGTCGAGATTGGTGGAGCCGAGGACGACCGCTCCGGCCGCGCGCAGCCGCGCCACCGTCGTCGCGTCCTCGACGGGCTCGAAGGCGAAGGCCGGGCACGCCGCGGTCGTCGGCAGTCCCGCCACGTCGATGTTGCCCTTCACCGCGAAGAGCAGCCCGGCGAGCGGCAGCGCCGGATCGACCGCTGCCAGCTCGGCCACCACGTCGGCCTCGGGTCGCAGCGCGATGAACGCCTCGGGTCGCGACCGCAGCCGCTCGTAGCGCTCGGCGACGTGCGCCGCGGTGTCCCGGATCATGCCGCCTCCTCCTCGATCAGCGGTTCGAGCACGACGAGCACCGTGCCCGCCGTCACCTGGACGCCCACCTCGGCGACGACCTCGACCACGCGGCCGGCCGTCGGCGCGGTGACGGGCGCCTCCATCTTCATCGCCTCGAGTGCGACGAGCGTCTGACCGGCCTCGACGAGATCGCCGACCGCCACGTCGAGCCGGAACACCGTCGCGACGAACGGCGCCTCCACGGCCTCGCAGCCCTCGGGCACGACGACCGCCGGTCCGTCGACCGGAGCCGGCACCGCGTCCTCGCGGTCGAACTCGCCCGACGCCCGCCACGCGTCGCGCTCGGCACCGAACGCCGAGGCCTGGCCCGCGCGGAACTCCGCGATTTCCGACGCGTTCTCCGCGAGGAACTCCTCGTACTCGGCAAGCGAGAACTCGCCGTCCTCGATCCGCAGCGGCAGGCGTCCCGCGGCCATCTCGGCGCGCAGCTCGAGCAGCTCCTCCGGCTCCACCGGATACCAGCGGATGCGGTCGAAGAAGCGCAGCAGCCACGGCACTCCGTCCTCGAAGGCCCCGGCCTGGTGGTGCGTGGACCAGATCGGCACCGTGCGGCCGACGAACTGGTACCCGCCGGGGCCCTCCATCCCGTAGATGCAGAGGTAGGCGCCGCCGATGCCGACCGCGTTCTGCGGGGTCCAGGTGCGCGCCGGGTTGTACTTCGTGGTCACCAGGCGGTGCCGGGGGTCGAGCGGAGTCGCGACCGGCGCGCCGAGGTAGACGTCGCCGAGCCCCAGCACCAGGTACTCGGCCTCGAACACCGTCCGGTACACGTCGTCGACGCTGTCGAGGCCGTTGATGCGGCGGATGAACTCGATGTTCCACGGGCACCACGGAGCGTCGTCACGGACCCCGGCCATGTAGCGGCGGATCGCCTCGCGCGTCGACGGGTCGTCCCACGCCAGCGGCAGGTGCACGGTGCGGCTCGCGACCCGCAGGTCCGCGGTCGCCGGCAGCACCGCCTCGGCCGCGAGGACCGCCTGCGCGACGGCCTCGGTGCTCGTGGTGCGCGGATCGAAGTGGACCTGCAGCGAGCGGATGCCCGGGGTCAGCTCGATCACGCCCGGCAGGCCGGCGGCCTCGAGCGTCTCGGCGATCGCGTGCACCCGCATGCGGGAGGCGATCTCGAGGCTCATCTCGCCGACCTCGACGAGCAGGTTCGCGTCTCCGCTGCGCCGCAGCACGACCGAGGGTGCGCCGTCGCGGGCCGGCAGTCGGTGCAGGACGCCCTGGTCCTCGACCGGTGCCCGTCCTGCGGAGGGCATGTCCAGCGGCGCGTCCAGGAGCGCCGTGGCCTGCGCCGAGGTGACCGGCACGAACCGCACGGTGTCGCCCGGACGGAGCTGACCGAGCCGCCAGAGGTGCCCGGTCGAGACCGTCGCGGGGCAGGTGAAGCCGCCCAGGCTCGGACCGTCGGGGCCCAGCAGGATCGGCAGGTCGCCGGTGTAGTCGACCGCGCCGACCGCGTAGGGGGTGTCGTGGATGTTGGAGGGGTGCAGTCCCGCCTCTCCGCCGTCGGAGCGGGCCCAGCGCGGCTTCGGACCGACGAGGCGGACGCCGGTGCGCGCGGAGTTGAAGTGCACGTCCCAGTCGGTGGCGTAGAAGACGGCCATGTCGTCCTCGGTGAAGAACTCCGGAGCGGCGTGCGGGCCCTCGAGGGCCGCGATCGTCCACGCCTTCGGGAACTCCGGGCGTTCGGCCGACGGCACCGGAGCGACGGGCTGCGGTGCCGCCGGAGTCCGGATCCCGAGGACGTCGCCCGGCGCGAGGGCGCGTCCGGCGTGTCCGCCGATCGCGCCGAGGTCGAAGGTGCTCGCCGATCCGAGGATCAGCGGCACGTCGAGGCCGCCCTCGACCAGGAGGTACATCCGCATGCCGCGCTCGGCCGTGCCGACGGCGAGCACGCCGCCCGCGGGCACCTCGATCGGCTCCCAGGCCGCGACCGGTGCTCCGTCGAGCGTCGCGGGCGCGGGGGCGCCGGTCAGCACGATCCGCGTGGCGCTGTGGAAGCGGAGCGTCGGCCCGCTCATCGTCATCTCGAGTCCGGGCGCCGCGGCGGGGTTGCCGAGCGCCTCGTTGCCGAGCCGGAACGACAGCGGGTCCATCGGCCCCGACGGCGGGATGCCGACCGGCCAGTAGCCGAGGCGCCCGGGCAGGTCCTGCACCGTGGTGAGCATGCCGCCCTTGAGCACTTCGAGCCGCGGAGTCGCGTCGCGGATCCCGTCGAGCGTCGCGGTCGAGTGCTCCGCTGCGAGGACGGCGGGCTCGACGGCGATCG encodes the following:
- a CDS encoding NYN domain-containing protein; translation: MSTPSDLLAVLVDADNVPPSRIGAVLAEVARFGTASVKRVYGDWTSTQLTSWKTAASEHVIQPMQQFAHTKGKNSTDSALIIDAMDLLYTGRFQGFCIVSSDSDFTRLASRIREQGITVYGFGERKTPTSFRNACDQFTYLDVLEVMVGESAPTAPAPERPAPSSPQDDPRLIEGLRNSVSTASSEDGWASLAAVGQLLRKWRSDFDSRNWGYAKLSELVRATGQFTVESTATGHRVRTGVSSPARSRRGTSGRGTDA
- the atzF gene encoding allophanate hydrolase; its protein translation is MIRDTAAHVAERYERLRSRPEAFIALRPEADVVAELAAVDPALPLAGLLFAVKGNIDVAGLPTTAACPAFAFEPVEDATTVARLRAAGAVVLGSTNLDQFATGLVGSRSPYGAVRHAVDETRISGGSSSGSSVAVALGAADFALGTDTAGSGRVPAAFHGLVGLKPTKGWVSTAGVVPACRSLDVVTVMAADPAVARRALDVMAGPDARDPLSRSGSTAPVAGTPRIGVPLPGQVGELAPGWAEAFDAEVARWVATGAEVVPLDIEVFLETARMLYDGAFVAERYAAVGAFVDAHPDEVDPTVGRIIGAARELPAWKLFQDQERLDRARVVSDEVFERIDALLLPTTVEHPTLAAVAADPIGVNSRLGRFTNFANLLDLAAVAYPAGVVDGLPFGVQLIGPAFSDHRLADLVWNRS
- a CDS encoding allophanate hydrolase-related protein; this encodes MTVLLAVAGAHLGGQPLNAQLTDRGAELVSTTTTSADYRLVALATTPPKPGVVRVADGSALEVEVWRLDDAAFGSFVAALPQPMAIGKVTLADGTLVSGFLVEPIAVEGAEDITRFGGWRSYLASL
- a CDS encoding DUF1761 domain-containing protein, with amino-acid sequence MVPDINPWAVALATLSTMIVGSVWYTPKVFGTLWMRLTGITDESMRSRSAVVPILVTLVVSLVTALVLAGCVDIAHAFYGGSWFANSLVTGLFLFVGFTAARMITHDAFEGRPAKLTILNVTHELVTILVMSVIIGLLPA
- a CDS encoding Fic/DOC family protein is translated as MASPDFVDPYLIPGTSVLRNFIGAGSDAILARAEADLSFARALQLIDAPVPPTNDLAELRAIHRHLFQDVYDWAGQLRIVDVRKNVPGAGYFLPWGLIERAARTSFAELVDDGLLVGLSRPVFVERLAYHYEKINYLHPFREGNGRTQRIFSNRVALRAGWQLDWRPVHGEENHAAARAGSDQSDLGPLIRMFDKVVTAPDPDDEPDWSISEIQRLSIAPPETS
- a CDS encoding antitoxin VbhA family protein, whose translation is MTITETRASHVEAAVHSAEIEGLTVSDETLADADRYVAGQIDSTELVDRVRARYGLSRLRRPVPDTGHVGSPEFHRRGQRRHPRSR
- the uca gene encoding urea carboxylase: MTFDTLLVANRGEIAVRILRTAKRMGLRTVAVHSDADLGAAHVALADEAVRIGPAAASESYLRIDRILEAARATGAGAIHPGYGFLSENAEFARACEAAGIVFVGPTPEQLEIFGAKHTARDAAERAGVPMLAGTGLLDDADHAAAEAERIGYPVMLKATAGGGGIGMRACRDESELRTAWREVRRLAEAGFSSAGVFLERLVERARHVEVQVFGDGDGRVLTLGDRDCSLQRRNQKVIEESPAPDLPDSVRTGIAEASARLCADAGYRSAGTVEYIYDPVRQEAAFLEVNTRLQVEHPVTEARYGIDLVEWMLRLAQGETAFLDALPEPSGAAVEARVYAENPDLGNAPSSGTVTALEYPAGARIDGWIRPGSEVSTAYDPLLAKVIVHAEDRAAAWAALGEALEGTRVDGIATNTGLLRAIAVEPAVLAAEHSTATLDGIRDATPRLEVLKGGMLTTVQDLPGRLGYWPVGIPPSGPMDPLSFRLGNEALGNPAAAPGLEMTMSGPTLRFHSATRIVLTGAPAPATLDGAPVAAWEPIEVPAGGVLAVGTAERGMRMYLLVEGGLDVPLILGSASTFDLGAIGGHAGRALAPGDVLGIRTPAAPQPVAPVPSAERPEFPKAWTIAALEGPHAAPEFFTEDDMAVFYATDWDVHFNSARTGVRLVGPKPRWARSDGGEAGLHPSNIHDTPYAVGAVDYTGDLPILLGPDGPSLGGFTCPATVSTGHLWRLGQLRPGDTVRFVPVTSAQATALLDAPLDMPSAGRAPVEDQGVLHRLPARDGAPSVVLRRSGDANLLVEVGEMSLEIASRMRVHAIAETLEAAGLPGVIELTPGIRSLQVHFDPRTTSTEAVAQAVLAAEAVLPATADLRVASRTVHLPLAWDDPSTREAIRRYMAGVRDDAPWCPWNIEFIRRINGLDSVDDVYRTVFEAEYLVLGLGDVYLGAPVATPLDPRHRLVTTKYNPARTWTPQNAVGIGGAYLCIYGMEGPGGYQFVGRTVPIWSTHHQAGAFEDGVPWLLRFFDRIRWYPVEPEELLELRAEMAAGRLPLRIEDGEFSLAEYEEFLAENASEIAEFRAGQASAFGAERDAWRASGEFDREDAVPAPVDGPAVVVPEGCEAVEAPFVATVFRLDVAVGDLVEAGQTLVALEAMKMEAPVTAPTAGRVVEVVAEVGVQVTAGTVLVVLEPLIEEEAA
- a CDS encoding PhzF family phenazine biosynthesis protein — translated: MTEILRLAAFPATPDGGNPAGVVLDATALDDAAMQGIAADVGYAETAFAIERTGLRRFRMRYFSPVAEVPFCGHATIATAVALAERDGAGAFVFDTPVGEVAIGTRVEGGAVLASFTSVEPRVVPLPDADIDAILRLLGLDRAALDARFAPAEAFAGNRHPILVLEDAAVFDGFSFEPAAMRGLMDARGWSGTVTIARALPDGGFETRNLFPVGTLSEDPATGSAAAALGGWLRAIGAVAPPTRVVVHQGRHVGRPSVLLVDVPASGGITMSGSAHAIEAPPAR